CCGCTGCACCATCACTTCGAGCTCGGCGGCTGGGACGAGGAGAAGATCACCCTCCGGTTCTGGATCGTCTCGATACTCGCCGGGATGCTCGGGGTGACGTTCTTCCTCGCCTCGATCCGGGCGCTGGCGTGAGCGGGCGATGACGACGATGACGAACCTCCGGCCGATCGACCTCGATGCCCTCACCCTCGCCGCGATCGCGGATGGCGCGCTCGACGGCCGTCCGGTCACGGTCCTCGGCGCGGCCCGCAGCGGCCGTGCGCTGGCCCGGTTCCTTGCCGGCATCGGGGCGGCCGTGACGCTCTACGACGGGCGACCAGCGGCGGAGCTCGACCCGGTCGCCGAGGTGCCCGGGCAGCGCGGCGGATCCGTCCGCATCGTCGCCGGGCCGGAGATCGACCCGGCGCGGGTGCTTGCCGGCGCCGCGCTCGTGACGACATCGCCCTCGATCAACCCGGACTTCCCGACGACCGAGCCGCGACTCCGGGCCGCGCTGCGGGCGATGGTCGAGGCTCGCCGAGCGGGCGACGCGATGGCCCCGGCGCTCGTCTCGGAGGCGGATCTGTTCCTGCGGCTCTGTCCGGCGCCGACGATCGGCGTCACCGGGACGAAGGGGAAGACGACGACGTCCTCGCTCGCCGCCGCGATCCTCGCCGCGGATCCCGGCCATCCGGTCGAGGTCGGCGGCAACATCGGGCGCCCGCTCGTCGAGGTCCTGCCGGAGCTCGGCCCCCGCCATCGGGTCGTGATCGAGCTGTCCGAGCTGCAGCTCCCGACCCTCTCCCGTGGCACGACGGTGGCCGTCTACACGAACGTGACCGCCGACCATCTCGACCGTCACGGGACGCTCGAGTCATATCGCCGGGTGAAGCGCCGGCTGGCCGAGCTGGTCGATCCGGACGGCGCACTCATCCTCAATGCCGAGGACCCGGTCGTCACGGCCTACGCCGGGCTCGGCGGCGCGCCGGCCGTCCTCTACCGCACGGCCGCGCCGATGCCGGGCGGGATCGGCCTCGTCGACGGCTGGATCGTCGCCGCCGGCGTCGATCGGCTCCCGATGGCCGGGGGCGGGCCCGCCGCGACCGGACCCGGCGGACGGATCATGCCGATCGACGAGCTCGTCCTTCCCGGTCGGCACAACGCGAGCAATGCGATGGCGGCGATCGCCGTCGGCCTCCTGTTCGGCGTCGCTCCGGATGCGATCCGCCGGGCGGCCGCGGCGTTCCCCGGCGTCGAGCACCGCCTCGAAGCGGTCGGCCGCATCGGCGCCGTCCGCTTCGTCAACGACTCGATGGGCACCCAGCCGGACGCCGTCGTCGCGGCGCTGCGCGCCTTTGCGCGGCCGATCGTCCTCATCGCCGGCGGGCGGGACAAGGAGATCGACCTCGCATCGCTCGCCCCTGTCGTCGCGGAGCGGGCCGTGGCGGCCGTGCTGATCGGCGAGAGCGGGACGCGGCTCGAGCGCCTGTTCCGAACGGCCGGCCTCGAGCGGACGGAGCGAGCCGCATCGCTCGACGAGGCAGTGGACCGAGCCCACGGCCTGGCGCTCGAGGCCCTCGGGACGGCGCCGCGCGGAGCGGTCGCGACGGTCCTCCTCAGCCCGGCCGCCGCATCGTTCGACATGTTCGAGGACTACGCGGCGCGCGGCCGCGCGTTCAAGGCCGTCGTCGCCGCCCGCATCGCTGCCGCCCGCGGCGAGCTCGACGTCGCCGACCGCCCCGACGAGAAGGAGGACCGATGACGATCGCCCGGGCCATCCCCACGCGTCGTCCGCGGACCGGAACGCTGCAACGTGAGCACCATCAACCCGACTACGTGATCCTCGTCGCCGTCTTTGCCCTCGTCGCGATCGGCGTGCTCATGGTCTATTCCTCGTCGGCGATGTCGTCGTACCTGGCGTCGGACGACACGTTCAAGGTCGTCGGCCCGCAGGTCGTGTGGGCCGCGGTCGGGCTGATCGGGCTGCTCGTCGCGAGCCGGATCGACTACCGCTACTGGCGCCTGGTCTCCGTCCCCCTCTATCTCGTGGCCCTCGGACTCCTCATCGTGGTCGTCTTCGTCCCTTCGCTCAACTACGTGGTCGGTGGCTCGGCGCGATTCCTGCGGATCGGTCCGCTGCCGCTCTTCCACCCGGCCGAGTTCGCGAAGCTCGCCCTCGTCATCTACCTCGCCCACTGGTTCGCCCGGCGCGGCGGCAGGGTCCGCGAGTTCTGGCGCGGGACGCTGACGTTCCTCGTCATCGTCGGCCCGATCGTCCTCCTCGTCATCCGCGAGCCGGATCTCGGGACGTCCGCGGTCCTCGCCCTCACGGCGTTCGCGATGTTCTTCGTCGCCGGGGCGAACCTCTTCCATCTCGTCGCGATGGTGTCGGCGGCGACCGTCGGCCTCGGCGCCGTCATCGCGACCCATCCGTACCAGCTCGACCGCATCCGGGCCTTCCTCGACCCGTGGAGCGATCCGGCCGGCGCCGGCTTCCACACGATCCAGGGTCTCATGGCGCTCGCCCTCGGGGGCGTGGTGGGGGCCGGCCTCGGCCAGAGCCGGCTTGCAGGCGGGCTGTTCCTGCCGAACGCCTACAACGACTTCATCTTCGCCATCATCGGCGAGGAGTTCGGGCTCATCGGTGGGGCGATCGTCATCGGCCTCTTCCTCGTCATCGGCTACCAGGGCATCCGGATTGCGCTGAGCGCACCCGACACGTTCGGGGCCCTCCTCGCCGGTGGCATCACCGCCTGGATCTGCATCCAGGCGTTCATCAACATCGGGGTGGTCGTCGTGCTCGTGCCCGTCACGGGCATCACCCTGCCGTTCGTCAGTGCCGGCGGGTCGTCGCTCGCCATCACCCTGGCGGCCGTCGGGATCCTCCTGTCGGTCTCGCGGGAGACGGTGGAGAAGGGGACATGGAACGATGCGTCTGCTGATCGCGGGCGGGGGAACGGGCGGGCACATCTACCCGGCCCTGGCCGTCGCTCGATCGCTCCGCGCTCGACCCGACCCGCCTGACCTCGTCTGGGTCGGCGGCCATCGCGGGCTTGAGGCGAACCTCGTCGCGGAGGCGGGGATCCCGCTCGAGCGTCTCGCGCTCCGTTCGCTCCGCACGGTCGAACGGGACATGCACCTCGTCCTCGATCCGGTCCGTCTCGGGCTGTCCGTCCCGCAGGCCGCGGCCATCCTGCTTCGGGAGCGGCCGGCGGCGATCTTCACGACGGGCGGATACGTCGCGATCCCCGTCCTCCTCGCGGCGGCGCCGCTCCGGATCCCCGTCGTGATGTGGGAGGGGAACGTGGTCCCCGGGCGGAGCGTCCGGGCGACCGCCCGCCTCGCCCGGGTGCTCGCGGTCAGCTTCGCGGCGACGGCTGCGGCGCTCCGGTCACCGGCGCCGTGCTATGTCACCGGGACGCCGATCCGCGACATCCGCGGCGTCGATCCGGGGGCGGCCCGGACCGGGTTCGGCGTGCCGCCGGGAGCGCGGGTCCTCCTCGTCTTCGGCGGCTCACAGGCCGTGCTGCGGTTCAATGCCGCCGTCGCCGCCGCGCTGCCGGCGCTCGTCGAACGGATGTACGTCATCCACGTCACCGGGGAGGACGGCTATGCCGGCGCCCTCGACGGGCGAGAGCGGCTCCCGCTGGAGCGTCGCGCACGGTACCTTCCGTATCCGTTCCTTCGCGAGCAGATGCTGCCCGCCCTCGCGGCCGCCGACCTCATCGTGGGCCGCGCCGGCTCATCGACCCTCGCCGAGGTCGTCGCACTCGGGACTCCGATGGTGGTCGTCCCGTACCCCCATGCCGCGGGGCACCAGCGCGCCAATGCCCGGGTCCTCGTCGAGGCCGGCGCGGCCCGGCTCGTCGAGGACGAGGCGTTCGATGCGGCAGCGCTCATCGACGCGGCGGGCATTCTCGCCGACCCGGCGACTCACGTCCGGATGGCGGCGGCGGCGAGGGCGCTGGGACGGCCCGGGGCCGCCGAAGCGGTGGGCACGCTCCTCCTCGCAGTCGCCCGCCGCGCACCGCTCCCGGATGCGGCGACGATCGAGCGGATCGCCCGGGCGGGTGTAGCGTGACGGGCACGACCTTCGATCCGCTCGCCGTGGGTTCGGAGATCCAGCGCCGGCTCGGCGTCAAGACGTCGCGAGACGAACCGCTGGCGCGCTTCACGACGATGCGCGTCGGCGGTCCGGCGGACCTCTTCGCGGTCGCCCACAACGCGTTCGAGCTCCGCGGACTCGTGAAATTCGCCCGGAACCGAGGCATCGAGCACACGGTCCTCGGTCGCGGGAGCGACGTCGTCATCGCCGACGCCGGGATCCGTGGTCTCGTGATCCAGGTCCGGGCGGAGGGCGTACAGGTCGCGGACGGGCGGCTCGTCGCGGAGGCCGGCGTGCCCATGGCGCGTGCCGCGACGGTCACCGCGGACGCCGGGCTGTCCGGTCTCGAATTCGGCCTCGCCATCCCGGGCACGGTCGGTGGCGCCGTCTGGGCCAACGCCGGCGCCCATGGCACGGACATGGGGGGCGTCGTCGAGTCGGCGACCGTCCTGCTCGCGGACGGGACCGAACGACGACTCGCGGCGGACGAGCTCGCCCTCGGCTACCGGACGAGCCGGTTCAAGGATCGCGACCGGCGGTCGGACGTGACGGGCGGGTCGATCGCACCCGCCCCGGTCGGAGCCGACGAACTCGTCGTCGCCGCGACGTTCGCCCTCGAGCCGGCCGACCAGGCGACCATCCGGACCCGGCTCGACGAGATCCGTCGCTGGCGGCAGGCGCACCAGCCGCTCGGGATCCCGAGCGCCGGCTCGGTGTTCCGGAACCCGTCGGGCGGTCCGAGCGCCGGCGCGCTCATCGACGGCGCCGGTCTCAAGGGCGCGACCGAGGGCGGCGCGACGGTGAGCCCGAAACATGCGAACTTCATCGTCAACGACCGGCGGGGCAGTGCGGCGGACGTCCGGCGTCTCGCCGACCGCGTCCGGGCCGAGGTGGAGGGGCAGACGGGCGTGCGACTCGAATTCGAGATCGCCTTCATCGGCGCGTGGGGGGACTGGTCGTCCGAGGGAGGGTCGGAGTGACCGCCGCCGACCGCCCGATCGTCGTCCTCCTCGGCGGTCCCTCGGCGGAGCACGACGTCTCGATCGTCTCCGGGCACGCTGTCGCCGATGCGCTCGAGGGCCGCCACCGGGTCGAGCGGGTCCTCATCGACCTCGATGGCGGGTGGTGGTGGCTGCCGCCCGATCATCGCCGCGCCGATCGACCGGCGGCGGCGTACGACGATCCGGCCGCGCTCGGGGCGGACGGCCCGCGCTCGGCCGGGGCCGCGATCGACCGGATCGCGGCGGCGGAGCCGGCGCCCGTCGTCTTCATCGCGCTCCACGGTCCGTTCGGCGAGGATGGTACGGTCCAGGCGCTCCTCGAGGCGGGGGGCGTGGCGTACACGGGCTCCGGCGTCGCCGCGTCGGCGATCGGGATGGACAAGGCGATCTTCAAGCGCCTCATCCGCGGCCTCGGCCTCCCGCTCGTCGACTGGCGGGAGATCCCGGCCGCGCGCTGGCACGACGATCCGACGGCCGTCCTCGCCGAGCTCGAGGCGTTCGCCCTCGGGATCGACGATCCGCGCCTCATGATCAAGCCGGCCCGCCTCGGCTCGAGTGTCGGGATGACCCTCGCTCACGGCCCGGACGAGCGCGGCCCGGCCCTCGAGACCGCGTTCCGCTACGACACGCTCGCGCTCGCCGAGGCGTACGTCGCCGGCGCCCGCGACCTCGAGGTGAGCGTCATCGGCGACGCCGCCGCCGGGCTCCGGCTGTATGGCCCGGGTGAGATCATCGCCGGCCACGAGTTCTACGACTACGCCTCGAAGTACACGGCCGGCCTGTCGGAGACGTCCCTCCGCGCGGAGCTCCCGGCCGCCACGCGGGCGACGGTCCTCAAGCTCGCCCGCGATGCGTACCGGGCGATCGGCGCCGAGGGATTCGCCCGGGTCGACTTCCTGCTCGCCGGCGACACGCTCGTCGTGAGTGAGATCAACACGATCCCGGGCTTCACGCCCATCAGCCTCTTCCCCACGCTTCCGGCCGAGGGCGGGCTCGATTTCGCGGCCGTCTGCGAACGGGTCGTCGAGCTCGCGGTCGAGCGGCACGATCGCCGACCCTCGCGCCGTCTCGCCGCGGACGATCTTCCGCGATGAGACGGCCGGCCGGCCGGCGGACCGCAGGCTCGCCGAGGCGCAGCCGGATCCGGCGCGCATCGGCCGGCTTCTCGCCGCTCCGCGCCGGTGCGCTCCTCGTCATGCTCCTCTGCATCGGGGCGATCTACGGCGTCGCCGCGACGTCCGTCTTCGGCTATGTCGGGATGACCCTCGACGGAGCCCGCTTCACCTCCGAGACCGCGATCTCGGATGCGCTCCGGGTGGACCACGGAACGAACGTCGTCACGCTCCGCACGGACGCCCTGGCGGCCGCGATCCGAACCCTGCCGACCGTCCGCGACGCGACCGTGTCCGTGGCGCTGCCGGGCACGCTCCTGGTCCACCTCGCCGAACGCGAGCCGATCTTCATCTGGACGACCGCGAGCGGTCGTTTCCTCGTCGATCGCGACGGCGTCCTCTTCGCGTCCGCGGACGCCGCGCCGGCCTCCGCGACGGCCGGCCTGCGGTCCGTCACCGATGCCCGATCGACCGCCGCGGTCCTCGCCGTCGGGGCGAGCCTGGATCCCGTCGTCCTCGACGCCGCGAGGCGCCTCGGGTCGCTCACCCCGGCGGACGTCGGGAGCGCGGCGCCATCCCTCGCTCTCACCATCGACGACACCGATGGGTTCGTCCTGAGCAGCGGTCCGACGGGCTGGTCGGCCACGTTCGGGTTCTATACCCCCACCCTCCGGACCCCCGACATCATCCCCGGGCAGGTGCGGTTCCTGCGGAGCCTGCTCCGCCGGATCGCGGAGTCGAGGATCGCGAGGATCGTGCTCGCCGATCCCACGAGCGGCACGTACACCCTGAAGAACGGCCAGTGAATCGCCATCGCGGCATCCGCGAGCCGGGTCGTCCGTGCGGATCTCGGGTTGCCGCGCCTCCGCTGCGTCGGGTAGCCTTGGCGAAACCCCATCGTTCGAGGACGATCACCCGTGTTGCTCCCCCTGGCAGGCCTCGTCGCCGGCGTCCTGCTGGGGCTCGTCCTCAAAGTCAATGTCAGCTTCGAGTTCGCCCGCTACAGCGCGGTGGCGATCGTGGTCGCACTCGATTCGGTCCTCGGCTCGGTGCGGGCGGAACTCGACGGCGTCTACGACAATCGGATCTTCATCAGCGGCTTCGTGACGAACGTGGTCATCGCCGTGATCCTCACCTTCATCGGCGACCGGCTGGGCGTGGATCTCTACCTCGTGGCCCTCATCACGTTCGGGCCGCGGATCTTCAATAACGTGGCGCTCATCAGGCGTCACTTCCTCTAGACAGGAACGAGGCGGCACGGGAGTGGAACGAGAAGCGATCCTCGTCGGGGTCGATGTCGGGACGAGCAAGGTGACCGCGCTCATCGGCGAGGTCCACCGCGACGGGAGCCTGACGATCATCGGCAAGGGGCTCATGCCGGTCACCGGCATCAAGCGCGGCCAGGTCGTCAACATCGACCAGACCGTCCACGCGATCAGCGGCGCCGTCGAGCAGGCGGAACGGCTGTCGGGGATGAAGATCGACCGGGCGTTCGTCTCGGTCGGCGGGCAGCACGTCGAGAGCCAGAACTCGCCGGGCACGGTGGCCGTCAGCGGCCACGACCGCGAGGTCACTCGCGAGGACGTGAACCGTGCGACCGAAGTCGCCCGGGCCGTGCAGATCCCGTCGAATCGCGAGGTCCTCCACGTCATCCCCCGCGACTTCAGTGTCGACGACCAGGAGGGAGTGAAGGACCCGGTCGGGATGAGCGCCATCCGTCTCGGCGTCGAGGTCCACATCGTCACCGCCTCGGCGACCGCCGTCCAGAACCTCACCAAATGCGTCGTCGCGAGCGGCGTCAAGATCGACGAGCTCGTCGCGGGCTCGTACGCCTCGGCCGAGACGGTCGCCCTGGAGACCGAGCGCGAGCTTGGCGTAGCGGTCGCCGACATCGGTGCCGGGACGATCGACCTCGCCCTCTTCACCGATGGAGCGCCGCTCTACTGCGCGGTTCTCCCGGTCGGCGGCAACAACGTGACGAACGACATCGCGATCGGCCTCAAGACGAGCCTCCAGGTCGCCGAGGAGCTGAAGGTCCATCACGGGACGTGCGACCTGCGCATGATCGATCCGGACGAGCGGATCAGTGTCTCGGTCCTCGGCGAGGACGCCGGCCGGGAGGTGAGCCGCCTCGAGGTGTGCCAGATCATCGAGGCCCGCATGCGCGAGACCTTCGAGCTCGTCCGCGATCAGCTCCGGCGGTCCGGCCACGGGATGCTCCCGGCGGGGATCGTCCTCACCGGCGGCGGCGC
This sequence is a window from Chloroflexota bacterium. Protein-coding genes within it:
- a CDS encoding FtsQ-type POTRA domain-containing protein, which produces MRRPAGRRTAGSPRRSRIRRASAGFSPLRAGALLVMLLCIGAIYGVAATSVFGYVGMTLDGARFTSETAISDALRVDHGTNVVTLRTDALAAAIRTLPTVRDATVSVALPGTLLVHLAEREPIFIWTTASGRFLVDRDGVLFASADAAPASATAGLRSVTDARSTAAVLAVGASLDPVVLDAARRLGSLTPADVGSAAPSLALTIDDTDGFVLSSGPTGWSATFGFYTPTLRTPDIIPGQVRFLRSLLRRIAESRIARIVLADPTSGTYTLKNGQ
- a CDS encoding D-alanine--D-alanine ligase; amino-acid sequence: MTAADRPIVVLLGGPSAEHDVSIVSGHAVADALEGRHRVERVLIDLDGGWWWLPPDHRRADRPAAAYDDPAALGADGPRSAGAAIDRIAAAEPAPVVFIALHGPFGEDGTVQALLEAGGVAYTGSGVAASAIGMDKAIFKRLIRGLGLPLVDWREIPAARWHDDPTAVLAELEAFALGIDDPRLMIKPARLGSSVGMTLAHGPDERGPALETAFRYDTLALAEAYVAGARDLEVSVIGDAAAGLRLYGPGEIIAGHEFYDYASKYTAGLSETSLRAELPAATRATVLKLARDAYRAIGAEGFARVDFLLAGDTLVVSEINTIPGFTPISLFPTLPAEGGLDFAAVCERVVELAVERHDRRPSRRLAADDLPR
- the murB gene encoding UDP-N-acetylmuramate dehydrogenase; translated protein: MTGTTFDPLAVGSEIQRRLGVKTSRDEPLARFTTMRVGGPADLFAVAHNAFELRGLVKFARNRGIEHTVLGRGSDVVIADAGIRGLVIQVRAEGVQVADGRLVAEAGVPMARAATVTADAGLSGLEFGLAIPGTVGGAVWANAGAHGTDMGGVVESATVLLADGTERRLAADELALGYRTSRFKDRDRRSDVTGGSIAPAPVGADELVVAATFALEPADQATIRTRLDEIRRWRQAHQPLGIPSAGSVFRNPSGGPSAGALIDGAGLKGATEGGATVSPKHANFIVNDRRGSAADVRRLADRVRAEVEGQTGVRLEFEIAFIGAWGDWSSEGGSE
- the ftsA gene encoding cell division protein FtsA, with the translated sequence MEREAILVGVDVGTSKVTALIGEVHRDGSLTIIGKGLMPVTGIKRGQVVNIDQTVHAISGAVEQAERLSGMKIDRAFVSVGGQHVESQNSPGTVAVSGHDREVTREDVNRATEVARAVQIPSNREVLHVIPRDFSVDDQEGVKDPVGMSAIRLGVEVHIVTASATAVQNLTKCVVASGVKIDELVAGSYASAETVALETERELGVAVADIGAGTIDLALFTDGAPLYCAVLPVGGNNVTNDIAIGLKTSLQVAEELKVHHGTCDLRMIDPDERISVSVLGEDAGREVSRLEVCQIIEARMRETFELVRDQLRRSGHGMLPAGIVLTGGGAQLGGVAELGREVLQMTVRIAAPTGIEGLVDGLLTPASSNAVGLLLWGARQLTAGEPMRYESAPALGGLGRIRDALRSIFP
- a CDS encoding small basic family protein, translated to MLLPLAGLVAGVLLGLVLKVNVSFEFARYSAVAIVVALDSVLGSVRAELDGVYDNRIFISGFVTNVVIAVILTFIGDRLGVDLYLVALITFGPRIFNNVALIRRHFL
- a CDS encoding UDP-N-acetylglucosamine--N-acetylmuramyl-(pentapeptide) pyrophosphoryl-undecaprenol N-acetylglucosamine transferase — translated: MRLLIAGGGTGGHIYPALAVARSLRARPDPPDLVWVGGHRGLEANLVAEAGIPLERLALRSLRTVERDMHLVLDPVRLGLSVPQAAAILLRERPAAIFTTGGYVAIPVLLAAAPLRIPVVMWEGNVVPGRSVRATARLARVLAVSFAATAAALRSPAPCYVTGTPIRDIRGVDPGAARTGFGVPPGARVLLVFGGSQAVLRFNAAVAAALPALVERMYVIHVTGEDGYAGALDGRERLPLERRARYLPYPFLREQMLPALAAADLIVGRAGSSTLAEVVALGTPMVVVPYPHAAGHQRANARVLVEAGAARLVEDEAFDAAALIDAAGILADPATHVRMAAAARALGRPGAAEAVGTLLLAVARRAPLPDAATIERIARAGVA
- the murD gene encoding UDP-N-acetylmuramoyl-L-alanine--D-glutamate ligase: MTNLRPIDLDALTLAAIADGALDGRPVTVLGAARSGRALARFLAGIGAAVTLYDGRPAAELDPVAEVPGQRGGSVRIVAGPEIDPARVLAGAALVTTSPSINPDFPTTEPRLRAALRAMVEARRAGDAMAPALVSEADLFLRLCPAPTIGVTGTKGKTTTSSLAAAILAADPGHPVEVGGNIGRPLVEVLPELGPRHRVVIELSELQLPTLSRGTTVAVYTNVTADHLDRHGTLESYRRVKRRLAELVDPDGALILNAEDPVVTAYAGLGGAPAVLYRTAAPMPGGIGLVDGWIVAAGVDRLPMAGGGPAATGPGGRIMPIDELVLPGRHNASNAMAAIAVGLLFGVAPDAIRRAAAAFPGVEHRLEAVGRIGAVRFVNDSMGTQPDAVVAALRAFARPIVLIAGGRDKEIDLASLAPVVAERAVAAVLIGESGTRLERLFRTAGLERTERAASLDEAVDRAHGLALEALGTAPRGAVATVLLSPAAASFDMFEDYAARGRAFKAVVAARIAAARGELDVADRPDEKEDR
- the ftsW gene encoding putative lipid II flippase FtsW, yielding MTIARAIPTRRPRTGTLQREHHQPDYVILVAVFALVAIGVLMVYSSSAMSSYLASDDTFKVVGPQVVWAAVGLIGLLVASRIDYRYWRLVSVPLYLVALGLLIVVVFVPSLNYVVGGSARFLRIGPLPLFHPAEFAKLALVIYLAHWFARRGGRVREFWRGTLTFLVIVGPIVLLVIREPDLGTSAVLALTAFAMFFVAGANLFHLVAMVSAATVGLGAVIATHPYQLDRIRAFLDPWSDPAGAGFHTIQGLMALALGGVVGAGLGQSRLAGGLFLPNAYNDFIFAIIGEEFGLIGGAIVIGLFLVIGYQGIRIALSAPDTFGALLAGGITAWICIQAFINIGVVVVLVPVTGITLPFVSAGGSSLAITLAAVGILLSVSRETVEKGTWNDASADRGRGNGRAHLPGPGRRSIAPRSTRPA